Proteins encoded within one genomic window of Panicum virgatum strain AP13 chromosome 1N, P.virgatum_v5, whole genome shotgun sequence:
- the LOC120653300 gene encoding probable F-box protein At4g22030, whose amino-acid sequence MEGLRLQSLGGAALLPAPRRGGDRLRARASVRGGVRQLAVSIDDLRLAQDAVVADGHAVNGRAQAGAAAAVVPQEDRAAGKLRAVADAAADRAEMHDIIGRQRDNWNHLLLHSTNSLTLAASAMAALAPAAPSAVALRASAGALFAAAAVTMAAANKIQPSQLAEEQRNATRLWRQLERDVRYRAAAAAVVTDADVQEAMDRVLALDAAYPLPLLPGMLEKFPKTLEPARWWPKRQVKIKPAAQPKAINGARRSATAGNGWTQDLEDEMRGIVRVLRAKDEHEYVTAGKLVLTLNRGLAVAGPALAGTAAVAAAFAGAGEAGSWGSGAAVLCGALAAAVNTVEHGVQLGMLFELCRNVAGFYRKVQEDIEACLDEADVDRRENGEVFETKVALLLGRSTSDLRQFREMASPSFKDEDIKDFAGKLF is encoded by the coding sequence ATGGAGGGGCTTCGTCTCCAGTCGCTAGGCGGCGCCGCGCTGCTCCCGGCCCCGCGCCGCGGGGGTGACCGGCTGCGCGCCCGGGcgagcgtgcgcggcggcgtccggcagCTGGCGGTCAGCATCGACGACCTGAGGCTCGCCCAGGACGCGGTCGTCGCTGATGGCCACGCCGTGAACGGGCGCGCGCaggctggcgccgccgccgccgtcgtcccgcAGGAGGACAGGGCGGCCGGGAAGCTCCGCGCggtggcggacgcggcggcggaccgcGCCGAGATGCACGACATCATCGGGCGCCAGCGGGACAACTGGAACCACCTGCTGCTCCACTCCACCAACTCCCTCAcgctcgcggcctccgccatggccgcgctcgcgcccgccgcgccgagcgCGGTCGCGCTCAGGGCCTCGGCGGGGGCGCTCTTTGCCGCCGCGGCggtcaccatggccgccgccaacAAGATCCAGCCGTCGCAGCTCGCCGAGGAGCAGCGCAACGCCACGCGCCTCTGGAGGCAGCTGGAGCGCGACGTCCGgtaccgggcggcggcggcggcggtcgtcaCCGACGCCGACGTGCAGGAGGCCATGGATCGGGTGCTCGCGCTCGACGCGGCGTacccgctgccgctgctccctGGCATGCTGGAGAAGTTCCCCAAGACGCTCGAGCCGGCGCGGTGGTGGCCGAAACGGCAGGTGAAGATCAAGCCGGCGGCTCAGCCCAAGGCCATCAACGGCGCCCGGcggagcgccaccgccggcaaCGGCTGGACGCAAGACCTGGAGGACGAGATGCGCGGCATCGTGCGGGTGCTCCGTGCCAAGGACGAGCACGAGTACGTGACGGCCGGCAAGCTGGTGCTCACCCTGAACCGTGGCCTCGCCGTGGCTGGGCCAGCGCTCGCTGggacggccgccgtcgccgcggccttcgccggcgccggcgaggccggcTCCTGGGGCTCCGGCGCGGCCGTCCTCTGCggcgcgctggcggcggcggtgaacaCGGTGGAGCACGGCGTCCAGTTGGGCATGCTGTTCGAGCTGTGCCGCAACGTCGCCGGGTTCTACCGCAAGGTCCAGGAGGACATAGAGGCGTGCCTGGACGAGGCCGACGTCGACCGGAGGGAGAACGGCGAGGTGTTCGAGACCAAGGTGGCGCTGCTGCTCGGCCGGAGCACGTCGGACCTCAGGCAGTTCAGGGAGATGGCGTCGCCGTCGTTCAAGGACGAGGACATCAAGGACTTCGCAGGGAAACTGTTTTAG